In Hyphomicrobiales bacterium, a genomic segment contains:
- a CDS encoding methyltransferase domain-containing protein, which yields MPNDIIIDELALHRHRSRALAMAQSGASTRADFLMHQAADDLSLRLSTITREFKIAVDLNSAGTAVSDAMRLSGKCAQIIQSRAAAFKDKQTSIIHGDDMLPIANDSVDLIASTLSLQFTNDLPGILVQIRRALKPDGLFMGALLGGGTLHELRESFLQAESEIKGSAHARVLPFMDVRAAGGLLQRAGFALPVADIDTLTVRYETALELMHDLRSMGATNCLFDRDKKILSRAVLARMIEIYAQNFSDPDGRIRATFEIISLSGWRPHESQQKPLKPGSAQMKLSDVLGGKDKP from the coding sequence TTGCCTAATGATATCATTATTGATGAACTAGCGTTGCATCGGCATCGCTCGCGGGCTTTAGCGATGGCTCAATCCGGTGCGAGTACTCGCGCAGATTTTTTGATGCACCAAGCGGCTGATGATTTATCTTTAAGATTATCGACAATTACCAGAGAATTTAAGATCGCGGTTGATTTGAATAGCGCTGGCACTGCTGTGAGTGATGCCATGCGTTTGAGCGGAAAATGTGCGCAGATTATCCAAAGTAGAGCGGCCGCTTTTAAAGACAAGCAAACCAGCATTATTCATGGCGATGACATGCTCCCTATTGCCAATGATAGCGTTGATTTGATTGCCTCAACACTATCGCTTCAGTTTACGAATGATTTGCCGGGTATTTTGGTGCAGATCAGGCGGGCGCTTAAGCCTGATGGTCTTTTTATGGGTGCGCTTCTTGGGGGTGGCACATTGCATGAATTGCGCGAGTCATTTTTGCAGGCAGAATCAGAGATCAAAGGTTCTGCCCATGCCCGTGTTTTGCCGTTTATGGATGTGCGTGCGGCGGGTGGATTGTTGCAACGAGCGGGCTTTGCGCTGCCAGTCGCTGACATTGATACGCTCACTGTCCGCTATGAGACAGCCTTGGAACTTATGCATGATTTGCGGTCAATGGGTGCTACTAATTGCTTGTTTGATAGAGATAAAAAAATTCTTTCGCGGGCTGTTCTGGCACGCATGATTGAAATTTATGCGCAGAATTTTAGTGATCCAGATGGGCGAATCAGAGCAACTTTTGAGATTATTTCGCTCTCCGGTTGGAGGCCTCATGAAAGTCAGCAAAAGCCGTTGAAACCTGGTTCTGCTCAGATGAAATTATCAGACGTCTTGGGTGGCAAGGATAAACCATAA
- a CDS encoding ComF family protein: protein MAFDLKDTIVSAEAIANPPIYRKMRAPTRYEGTARRMILSFKFHDRLDLTPHLARLMVRSGTDLLNEADIIIPVPLHRKRLFSRRFNQSAELAKEISTLTGIPCALEGLQRIRPTKQQTTLDMTARHKNVEGAFRVPASEVINVQGRRIILIDDVVTTGATINACTRALLREKASHIDILTFAKVVEQGDITL from the coding sequence ATGGCTTTTGATCTTAAGGATACCATTGTGAGCGCTGAGGCCATCGCCAATCCGCCAATCTATAGAAAAATGCGAGCGCCAACCCGATATGAAGGGACAGCCAGGCGGATGATTTTATCATTCAAATTTCATGACCGCCTCGACCTCACCCCGCACCTTGCCCGTCTAATGGTGCGAAGCGGGACAGATTTATTAAATGAGGCCGATATCATCATTCCCGTACCACTCCATCGCAAAAGATTGTTCAGCCGCCGTTTCAATCAATCGGCAGAATTAGCAAAAGAAATCTCAACCTTGACCGGCATACCCTGTGCCCTTGAAGGGCTACAACGCATCCGCCCGACCAAACAACAAACAACCCTTGATATGACTGCGCGCCATAAAAACGTCGAAGGCGCTTTTCGGGTGCCAGCCAGTGAAGTCATAAATGTTCAAGGTCGCAGAATTATCCTGATTGATGATGTCGTGACCACCGGCGCGACCATAAATGCCTGTACTCGCGCACTTTTGCGTGAAAAAGCCAGCCATATCGATATACTGACCTTCGCAAAGGTTGTTGAACAAGGCGATATCACCCTATAA
- the grxC gene encoding glutaredoxin 3, whose amino-acid sequence MQDVTIYTRKFCPYCTAAKRLLSGKGAKFTEHDGTMNRAIKAEMIKRSNGGMTFPQIFIGDTHVGGCDDLYALEDAGKLDPLLKG is encoded by the coding sequence ATGCAAGACGTTACAATTTATACTCGAAAATTCTGCCCCTATTGCACAGCAGCCAAAAGGCTTTTGTCAGGCAAAGGAGCAAAGTTCACAGAACATGACGGAACAATGAATCGCGCTATAAAAGCTGAAATGATTAAACGCTCCAATGGCGGCATGACATTTCCGCAAATCTTTATTGGCGACACACATGTTGGTGGCTGCGACGACCTCTACGCGCTAGAAGATGCAGGGAAACTGGATCCGCTTCTGAAAGGCTAG
- the mutT gene encoding 8-oxo-dGTP diphosphatase MutT — MKLTLVVACALIDADNRVLIAKRPAGKSMAGLWEFPGGKLEAGERPEEALVRELQEELGIETKTDCLAPLSFASHAYDEFHLLMPLYICRRFWGEPQPKEGQTLKWVRANKLRSFDMPPADEPLIPPLIDLLIS, encoded by the coding sequence ATGAAACTCACCTTGGTTGTCGCCTGCGCGCTCATAGATGCCGACAATCGCGTGTTGATTGCCAAAAGGCCGGCAGGCAAATCAATGGCTGGCCTATGGGAGTTTCCGGGCGGAAAACTAGAAGCAGGTGAGCGGCCTGAAGAAGCGCTAGTGCGCGAGCTGCAAGAAGAACTGGGAATTGAGACCAAAACTGACTGCCTTGCCCCTCTTTCCTTCGCAAGTCATGCCTATGATGAATTTCATCTCTTGATGCCGCTTTATATATGCCGAAGATTTTGGGGAGAACCGCAGCCAAAAGAAGGTCAAACCCTAAAGTGGGTGAGAGCAAACAAACTGCGCAGTTTTGACATGCCACCAGCTGACGAGCCGCTCATACCACCTCTCATTGACCTCTTAATTTCATAA
- a CDS encoding carbon-nitrogen hydrolase family protein, which produces MSPFKAACIQLRATCSISHNVEEASALIRKAAGDGANYIQTPEMTHLVASNRENLMQKVKLQADDEGVAQFSKLASDLQVTLHIGSLAILRDDGKVANRAFVFGPDGRCLVTYDKIHMFDVDLDNGESWRESNTYQAGTSSPVVQTQLGAIGLAICYDVRFPEVFRAQALAGANILTSPSCFTQQTGMAHWHVLMRARAIENGCFMISAAQGGLHEDGRQTYGHSLIIDPWGNILVEADHDRPGVILADIDISSAYQARKKIPVLTHGREFDTSFSTSI; this is translated from the coding sequence ATGTCCCCTTTCAAGGCTGCTTGCATCCAACTGCGCGCCACATGTTCTATTTCGCATAATGTGGAAGAAGCAAGCGCCCTTATACGTAAGGCAGCGGGTGACGGAGCAAACTACATACAGACGCCTGAAATGACTCATCTCGTTGCGAGCAACCGCGAAAACTTGATGCAAAAGGTCAAATTGCAAGCTGATGATGAAGGTGTGGCCCAATTTTCAAAGCTTGCTTCTGATCTACAAGTAACATTGCATATAGGGTCTCTTGCGATCCTTCGCGATGATGGCAAAGTCGCCAACCGCGCTTTTGTCTTTGGGCCTGATGGCCGATGTCTTGTTACCTATGACAAAATCCATATGTTCGATGTCGATCTGGACAACGGCGAAAGCTGGCGTGAATCAAACACCTATCAAGCAGGCACATCCTCTCCTGTCGTCCAAACACAACTTGGAGCCATAGGCCTTGCCATTTGCTACGATGTTCGCTTCCCCGAAGTGTTCCGCGCGCAGGCGCTAGCAGGCGCCAATATTCTCACATCGCCCTCCTGTTTCACCCAACAAACCGGCATGGCTCACTGGCATGTTTTGATGCGCGCCCGGGCGATTGAAAACGGCTGCTTTATGATATCCGCAGCACAAGGAGGGCTCCATGAAGATGGCCGCCAGACATATGGGCACAGCCTCATCATTGATCCATGGGGTAACATACTGGTTGAAGCCGATCATGATCGCCCCGGCGTTATCCTTGCCGATATCGACATTTCAAGCGCCTATCAAGCTCGAAAGAAAATTCCTGTTTTGACCCACGGCCGCGAATTTGATACGTCTTTTTCAACAAGTATATAG
- the queF gene encoding preQ(1) synthase: MKKTDTSSLTMLGGTVSTPQSPDEATLERVPNNNADMDYVVRFVQPEFTSLCPLTGQPDFAHLIIDYIPDAYLVESKSLKLFLTSFRNHGSFHEDCTLSIAKRVIDAIEPRWLRIGGYWYPRGGMPIDVFWQSGEAPTGVWLPDQGVPGYRGRG, from the coding sequence ATTAAAAAAACGGATACTTCTAGCCTCACTATGTTGGGGGGCACTGTCAGTACGCCGCAAAGCCCTGATGAGGCGACATTAGAGCGTGTGCCAAATAACAATGCGGATATGGATTATGTTGTGCGCTTTGTGCAGCCTGAGTTCACGTCGCTTTGCCCGCTAACAGGCCAGCCTGATTTTGCACACCTGATTATTGATTATATTCCAGATGCTTATCTGGTTGAATCAAAGTCTTTGAAGCTGTTTTTGACCTCTTTCAGAAACCATGGCTCCTTTCATGAAGATTGCACCTTGTCGATTGCCAAGCGCGTGATCGATGCTATTGAACCTCGATGGCTCAGAATTGGTGGTTACTGGTATCCGCGCGGTGGTATGCCAATTGATGTCTTCTGGCAGTCGGGCGAAGCGCCTACCGGTGTTTGGTTGCCCGACCAAGGTGTGCCGGGATATCGCGGGCGCGGTTAG
- a CDS encoding Flp family type IVb pilin codes for MLQNIKYFTKDQSAAPAIEYGLIAGLIAVAIITALFGTGQSLGEIYNETIQLVTNAING; via the coding sequence ATTTTACAGAATATAAAATATTTCACAAAAGACCAAAGCGCCGCCCCAGCTATTGAATATGGCTTGATTGCAGGACTTATTGCTGTTGCCATTATTACTGCTTTATTCGGAACTGGCCAAAGTCTAGGCGAAATATATAATGAGACGATACAGCTGGTTACAAATGCCATTAACGGCTAA
- the purH gene encoding bifunctional phosphoribosylaminoimidazolecarboxamide formyltransferase/IMP cyclohydrolase has protein sequence MAVSAISFDIPDVVPAKRALLSVSDKKGIIELARALNGAGVELVSTGGTRKTIADAGIPVIDVSDVTNFPEIMDGRVKTLHPSVHGGLLGVRDHPDHAKAMVDHGIVGIDIVVVNLYPFEETVATGADYSSAIENVDIGGPAMVRASAKNHAYVSIVTDPDDYDDVLNAISEKGGTSYQQRQKLAAKAFAMTAAYDAAVSNWFANELNVEMPVKRAVAGTLSSVMRYGENPHQQAGFYKTGAHRFGVSTASQLQGKQLSFNNINDTDAAFELVAEFDPKRTSAVAIIKHANPCGVAEGASLSAAYEMALRCDPVSAFGGIVALNQTLDAQAATEIVKVFTEVIIAPDASDEAKAIVASKQNLRLLTTGGLPDVREKALNVRSVAGGLLIQDRDSGMVDDLDLKVVTKRQPTEQEMADMKFAFRVAKHVKSNAIVYVKDGATVGIGAGQMSRVDSSRIAARKAQDAAEAAGLDENLAIGSVVASDAFFPFADGLLAAAEAGATAIIQPGGSMRDDDVIAAADEAGLAMVFTGMRHFRH, from the coding sequence ATGGCTGTTTCTGCCATTTCTTTTGATATTCCTGATGTTGTTCCAGCCAAGCGGGCTTTGCTGTCTGTTTCTGATAAAAAAGGCATCATTGAGCTTGCTCGTGCATTGAATGGAGCTGGTGTCGAGCTTGTTTCGACCGGAGGTACTCGCAAGACGATTGCTGATGCTGGCATTCCAGTTATTGATGTATCTGATGTCACCAATTTTCCTGAAATAATGGATGGCCGTGTAAAAACATTGCACCCTTCGGTTCATGGCGGTTTGCTTGGTGTGCGCGATCATCCAGACCATGCTAAAGCGATGGTTGATCATGGCATTGTGGGTATCGATATTGTGGTGGTCAATCTTTATCCTTTTGAAGAAACTGTTGCGACGGGCGCGGATTATTCATCGGCTATTGAGAATGTTGATATAGGTGGCCCGGCGATGGTGCGTGCCTCTGCAAAAAATCATGCTTATGTGAGCATTGTGACAGACCCTGACGATTATGATGATGTACTCAATGCTATCAGCGAGAAAGGCGGCACGTCTTATCAACAACGCCAAAAGTTGGCGGCGAAAGCATTTGCCATGACAGCGGCTTATGATGCGGCGGTGTCTAACTGGTTTGCTAATGAATTGAACGTTGAAATGCCCGTCAAGCGAGCTGTCGCTGGCACGCTTTCTTCTGTTATGCGCTACGGTGAAAACCCACATCAACAGGCGGGTTTTTATAAAACAGGCGCGCATCGCTTTGGTGTTTCCACGGCCTCACAGCTTCAGGGCAAGCAATTGTCATTTAACAATATCAATGACACTGATGCGGCCTTTGAGCTGGTGGCTGAATTTGATCCAAAGCGTACGTCAGCCGTGGCCATCATTAAACATGCCAATCCATGTGGTGTGGCTGAAGGGGCGAGTTTGAGTGCTGCTTATGAGATGGCGCTTCGGTGCGACCCTGTCTCTGCTTTTGGGGGTATTGTGGCGCTGAACCAGACGCTGGATGCGCAGGCAGCGACCGAAATTGTTAAAGTCTTTACTGAAGTAATCATTGCGCCTGATGCGAGTGATGAGGCGAAAGCTATTGTTGCAAGCAAACAAAATCTTAGACTTTTAACCACCGGTGGTCTGCCTGATGTGCGTGAAAAAGCATTGAATGTACGCAGTGTAGCTGGTGGGCTTTTGATCCAAGACCGTGACAGTGGGATGGTCGATGATCTCGATTTGAAAGTGGTGACTAAACGTCAGCCGACAGAGCAAGAAATGGCTGATATGAAGTTTGCTTTCCGTGTTGCTAAGCATGTAAAATCAAATGCGATTGTTTATGTCAAAGACGGTGCGACAGTGGGAATTGGTGCGGGACAGATGAGCCGTGTGGACTCTTCTCGCATTGCCGCACGCAAGGCGCAGGATGCCGCGGAAGCTGCGGGTCTTGATGAAAATTTGGCCATTGGGTCGGTTGTGGCTTCAGATGCGTTTTTCCCTTTTGCTGATGGATTACTTGCAGCGGCCGAAGCAGGGGCAACTGCGATTATCCAACCCGGCGGATCGATGCGCGATGATGATGTGATTGCAGCGGCTGATGAAGCTGGTCTTGCTATGGTCTTTACAGGGATGCGTCACTTTAGACACTAG
- a CDS encoding DUF1178 family protein, which produces MIKYTLKCSNGHVFDGWFSNSVAFDEQKDMGLVSCPSCGETEIKKTLMAPSITGTKTQGNSTEQPDAIDLDTPIPRDSELLPTTIPEPLVHGDETMQAVVEKMRELRSWVEANTENVGDKFADKARKMHFGEEDRHGIIGKATFEEAQELIDDGVDFLPLPALPEDNN; this is translated from the coding sequence GTGATTAAATACACACTCAAATGTTCAAATGGCCACGTATTCGACGGTTGGTTTTCCAATTCCGTTGCCTTCGATGAACAAAAAGATATGGGGCTCGTCTCCTGCCCATCTTGTGGTGAAACGGAAATCAAAAAAACATTGATGGCCCCTTCAATCACAGGCACCAAAACGCAAGGTAACAGCACTGAACAACCAGACGCCATAGACCTTGATACGCCTATACCACGCGATTCTGAGCTATTGCCAACAACCATCCCCGAGCCTTTGGTTCATGGTGACGAAACAATGCAGGCTGTTGTTGAAAAAATGCGCGAATTACGCTCATGGGTTGAGGCCAATACAGAAAATGTCGGAGATAAATTTGCGGATAAAGCCCGCAAAATGCACTTCGGCGAAGAAGACCGCCATGGCATCATCGGCAAAGCCACATTTGAAGAAGCTCAAGAATTAATTGATGACGGCGTCGACTTCCTGCCACTGCCAGCACTGCCGGAAGATAATAACTAG
- the argJ gene encoding bifunctional glutamate N-acetyltransferase/amino-acid acetyltransferase ArgJ, producing MLKVSPLAPKTFDECPKLEGLSLKTEQAGIKYEGRTDVLLITFDAPAAVAGVFTKSRCPSAPVDWCKQVLKSATARAVLINSGNANAFTGVKGWESVRTSAEMVAEITNCPVNQVFLASTGVIGEPLDASLFKSVLQTMDKSSSQSTWLDAARAIMTTDTYPKVATTSVKIDGTNVVFNGIAKGSGMIAPDMATMLSFIVTDAPISAEILQTLLSKSTETTFNAITVDSDTSTSDTVLLFATGKAAISPITDPKDKRLRAIKKALKSLSLNLAHQIVRDGEGAHKFVEIKVVGAKSAKSAKKVALSIANSPLVKTAIAGEDANWGRVVMAVGKAGEPADRDRLAIWFGDIRVAVQGERDPDYSEEAAASVMKAEEITLTVDLGLGRGTASVWTCDLTKDYVAINGDYRS from the coding sequence TTGCTGAAAGTATCACCCCTAGCACCGAAAACCTTTGACGAATGTCCAAAGCTTGAAGGTTTAAGCCTCAAAACTGAGCAGGCAGGCATCAAATATGAAGGTCGCACGGACGTTTTACTGATCACCTTTGATGCCCCCGCAGCTGTGGCTGGCGTCTTCACAAAATCCCGCTGTCCCTCAGCACCGGTAGACTGGTGCAAACAAGTTTTAAAAAGCGCGACAGCACGGGCAGTCCTAATAAACTCAGGCAATGCCAATGCCTTTACCGGCGTTAAAGGATGGGAGTCTGTGCGTACCTCCGCAGAGATGGTCGCCGAAATTACAAACTGCCCCGTCAATCAAGTGTTCCTAGCCTCGACAGGGGTTATCGGCGAGCCGCTTGATGCATCACTGTTTAAAAGTGTTCTCCAAACAATGGACAAGTCATCAAGCCAAAGCACATGGCTAGACGCTGCCCGCGCCATCATGACAACAGATACATACCCTAAAGTCGCGACCACAAGTGTCAAAATAGACGGGACGAACGTTGTCTTTAATGGCATCGCAAAAGGCTCTGGCATGATAGCTCCTGACATGGCGACGATGCTGTCTTTCATTGTCACTGATGCGCCAATTTCCGCAGAAATTTTACAAACGCTCCTATCAAAATCAACTGAAACAACTTTCAATGCCATCACAGTGGACAGCGACACATCCACAAGCGACACGGTGCTTTTGTTCGCAACTGGCAAAGCGGCCATCTCGCCCATAACAGACCCAAAAGACAAGCGCTTAAGAGCTATCAAAAAAGCTCTCAAATCGCTGAGCCTCAATCTTGCCCATCAAATCGTTCGTGATGGCGAAGGGGCCCACAAATTTGTAGAAATAAAAGTCGTTGGCGCCAAATCCGCTAAATCCGCTAAAAAAGTAGCACTCTCAATTGCCAATTCGCCACTGGTTAAAACCGCGATAGCCGGGGAAGACGCCAATTGGGGACGGGTAGTGATGGCCGTTGGCAAGGCGGGCGAGCCTGCGGATCGCGACCGGCTTGCGATCTGGTTCGGTGATATTCGAGTGGCGGTTCAAGGGGAACGCGACCCAGACTATAGCGAAGAAGCGGCAGCCTCAGTTATGAAAGCAGAAGAAATTACCTTAACCGTCGACTTGGGCCTTGGCCGTGGAACCGCCAGCGTTTGGACTTGCGACTTGACCAAAGACTATGTGGCAATCAATGGCGACTATCGCAGCTGA
- a CDS encoding GNAT family N-acetyltransferase, which produces MATIAADIIRAESMIASSWPALNVCLSGRWLLGMADGVSGRANSLFFLDHTDDADYQIRLDWMEATYRRAGLPPRARLSPLAPVAVIKELQNRGYRFQNPTITLSRQLSNLETKPTPAIENFEIMSSPSCTSEWLDTFIQCSPRYKDKPDTIKKMLEAILDKTTYLLGLYKGVPVSTAMAVDHIGCLTIQNVATQADYLRRGFAKATMAALLNQATQEKASWCWLAVEQSNTPAIDLYRGLGFEDFYSYIYASLDA; this is translated from the coding sequence ATGGCGACTATCGCAGCTGATATCATCCGCGCTGAATCGATGATCGCCTCCTCATGGCCGGCTTTAAACGTCTGCCTGTCCGGTCGTTGGTTGCTCGGTATGGCTGATGGTGTGTCGGGCCGCGCAAATTCTCTATTTTTCCTCGACCATACCGATGATGCCGACTATCAAATACGGCTAGACTGGATGGAGGCAACATATCGCCGTGCAGGGCTTCCCCCACGGGCAAGATTGAGTCCACTAGCACCGGTTGCAGTGATAAAGGAATTACAAAATCGCGGCTACAGATTCCAAAACCCCACCATAACGCTTAGTAGACAACTCTCAAATCTTGAAACCAAACCAACACCAGCTATTGAAAACTTTGAAATTATGTCATCGCCATCCTGCACGAGTGAATGGCTTGATACATTCATCCAATGCAGCCCAAGGTATAAAGATAAGCCCGACACCATTAAAAAAATGCTTGAAGCAATTTTAGATAAGACAACCTATCTCCTCGGTTTATACAAAGGTGTTCCGGTTTCAACAGCCATGGCAGTAGACCATATTGGATGTTTGACAATACAAAATGTTGCCACCCAAGCTGACTATCTGCGACGTGGTTTTGCTAAGGCAACCATGGCGGCTCTCTTGAACCAAGCCACTCAAGAGAAGGCAAGTTGGTGCTGGCTTGCGGTCGAACAAAGCAATACGCCTGCTATTGATTTATATAGAGGCCTCGGTTTTGAAGATTTTTACAGTTATATTTACGCATCACTCGACGCGTGA
- the ubiG gene encoding bifunctional 2-polyprenyl-6-hydroxyphenol methylase/3-demethylubiquinol 3-O-methyltransferase UbiG → MLMSATTTIDDAEVARFSALAAEWWNPKGKFRPLHKFNPVRLTYIKSQVCERFGRDVKTPDAFKGLRILDIGCGGGLLSEPMARMGAEIVGADASEVNIEVAKIHAEQSGLKIDYRATTSEALAAAGERFDVVLNMEVVEHVADVDLFMASCCDMVKPGGLTFVATINRTAKARMLAIFMAEQVLRWLPIGTHDYEKLVKPDELEAAFHKAGLSIMDETGVAYNPVFDQWSMSKDMDVNYMMLAGRDT, encoded by the coding sequence ATGCTTATGTCCGCTACAACCACAATTGATGATGCTGAAGTTGCACGCTTTTCAGCCCTAGCGGCGGAATGGTGGAATCCGAAGGGCAAGTTTCGTCCGCTTCATAAATTCAATCCCGTACGCCTCACTTATATCAAGAGCCAAGTATGTGAGCGTTTTGGGCGTGATGTGAAGACACCGGATGCTTTCAAGGGTTTGCGGATTTTGGATATTGGCTGTGGCGGCGGTTTATTGAGTGAACCGATGGCGCGTATGGGGGCTGAGATTGTGGGTGCGGATGCCTCTGAGGTTAACATCGAAGTTGCCAAAATCCATGCCGAGCAATCTGGCCTAAAAATTGATTATCGCGCCACCACGTCAGAAGCGCTGGCGGCGGCTGGTGAACGGTTTGATGTGGTGTTGAACATGGAAGTGGTTGAACATGTGGCTGATGTTGATCTGTTTATGGCAAGCTGCTGTGACATGGTGAAACCCGGTGGCCTGACCTTTGTTGCCACGATCAATCGCACAGCCAAAGCCCGCATGCTCGCGATTTTTATGGCAGAACAGGTTTTGCGTTGGTTGCCCATTGGCACGCATGATTATGAAAAGCTTGTCAAACCAGATGAGCTGGAAGCCGCCTTTCATAAAGCAGGCCTATCGATTATGGATGAGACCGGCGTTGCTTATAATCCGGTTTTTGATCAGTGGTCGATGTCCAAGGATATGGATGTGAATTATATGATGTTGGCGGGGCGCGATACTTAA
- the sthA gene encoding Si-specific NAD(P)(+) transhydrogenase, with translation MEHYDLIVIGSGPAGRRGAIQAAKLGKKVLVVERGRRVGGVSVHTGTIPSKTLRETALNLSGWRERGFYGRAYRVKQDLTAEDLRTRLHMTLDHEVEVLEHQFARNRVTTVMGNAKFVDKKTIEVTGDEGEAINFTAEKFLLAVGTQPFRPDYIPFNDHSILDSDSILELPELPRSMSIIGAGVIGIEYATIFNSLDVQVTLIEPRDSMLDFIDRELVDDFTYQLRDRGMVLRFGKKAERVSETENGGCEITLEGGRSIRSDIVLFAAGRMGATTTLGLDECGLSCDHRGRLTVDPNTFETEAEGIYAAGDVIGFPSLASTSMEQGRIAMCHAFDQKGHAPPEYFPYGIYSVPEISTVGMTEEEVIERDIPYECGIARFRETSRGQIMGLDCGILKMIFSLKTRRLLGCHIVGEGATELIHIGQAVLNLQGTLEYFVESTFNYPTLAEAYKTAALDAWNRMPKVE, from the coding sequence TTGGAACATTACGATCTTATTGTTATTGGCAGCGGTCCTGCGGGTCGGCGTGGTGCTATTCAGGCCGCTAAACTCGGCAAGAAAGTTCTGGTCGTTGAACGTGGTCGTCGGGTTGGCGGTGTATCAGTTCATACGGGCACCATTCCTTCAAAAACACTGCGCGAAACGGCGCTGAATCTTTCCGGTTGGCGTGAGCGTGGATTTTATGGTCGAGCGTATCGGGTGAAGCAAGACCTGACAGCCGAAGACCTGAGAACCAGATTGCATATGACACTGGACCATGAGGTTGAAGTGCTTGAACACCAATTCGCCCGCAATCGCGTCACGACTGTGATGGGGAACGCAAAGTTCGTTGATAAAAAAACTATTGAAGTAACCGGTGATGAAGGCGAAGCGATTAACTTTACGGCTGAAAAATTCCTGCTTGCCGTTGGAACACAGCCCTTTCGCCCAGACTATATTCCTTTCAATGACCACTCGATTTTAGATAGCGACAGCATTTTGGAATTGCCTGAACTGCCGCGTTCGATGAGTATCATTGGCGCCGGTGTGATTGGCATCGAATATGCCACAATTTTTAATTCACTAGATGTGCAAGTGACCCTTATTGAACCAAGAGATTCGATGCTCGATTTCATTGACCGGGAATTAGTCGATGATTTTACGTATCAGCTGAGAGACAGAGGCATGGTTCTGCGCTTTGGTAAGAAGGCTGAGCGTGTTAGTGAAACCGAAAATGGTGGCTGTGAAATTACCCTTGAAGGGGGTCGCTCGATTCGCTCTGACATTGTTCTTTTTGCCGCTGGTCGCATGGGTGCAACCACGACACTTGGTCTTGATGAGTGTGGTTTGTCTTGTGATCACCGTGGTCGCCTTACAGTCGATCCCAATACGTTTGAGACAGAAGCCGAGGGCATTTATGCAGCCGGCGATGTGATTGGTTTTCCAAGCCTTGCCTCCACCTCGATGGAGCAGGGGCGCATTGCTATGTGTCACGCTTTTGACCAAAAAGGTCATGCGCCGCCAGAATATTTTCCTTATGGTATTTATTCGGTGCCGGAGATTTCAACTGTGGGCATGACCGAAGAAGAAGTGATTGAACGCGATATCCCTTATGAGTGCGGTATTGCGCGGTTCCGTGAGACATCACGGGGCCAAATTATGGGGTTGGACTGCGGCATCTTGAAGATGATTTTTTCTTTGAAAACAAGACGATTGCTTGGGTGTCACATTGTGGGTGAAGGGGCGACAGAGCTTATTCATATCGGGCAAGCTGTTTTGAACCTGCAAGGAACGCTAGAATATTTTGTCGAGAGCACATTCAATTATCCAACCCTTGCAGAAGCCTATAAAACTGCAGCGCTTGATGCTTGGAACCGTATGCCTAAAGTGGAATAG